Proteins encoded in a region of the Streptomyces sp. NBC_00258 genome:
- a CDS encoding globin domain-containing protein has product MLSEQSAATVRATLPAVGAALGEISDRFYEGLFAAHPELLRDLFNRGNQASGTQRQALAGAFAAFATQLVERPDERPDTMLNRIAHKHASLGIAPEQYPVVHEHLFAAIAEVLGEAVTPEVAAAWTDVYWLMANALIAIEKRLYEESAATGGGGGWRAWEVVERVEETTDVATFLLRPADGSPAPDFRPGQYVSVRVELPDGARQIRQYSLAGTPGSSVRRIGVKRIHGGTTPEGEVSNHLHARVHAGSTVELSSPYGDLVLRHDDGTADTPVLLASAGIGVTPMIAMLEQLAVTGHRGPVTVVHADRSPAEHALRAEHEAYTAKLPDAAAHFWYEHPEPGHPADRTGLVDLSGVAVASGTRAYLCGPLPFMRAVRGRLIEKGVAPADIHYEVFGPDLWLAQSTQD; this is encoded by the coding sequence ATGCTGTCCGAGCAGTCCGCCGCCACCGTCCGCGCCACCCTCCCTGCCGTCGGCGCGGCCCTGGGAGAGATCAGCGACCGCTTCTACGAGGGGCTCTTCGCGGCCCACCCGGAGCTGCTGCGCGACCTCTTCAACCGCGGCAACCAGGCCTCCGGCACCCAGCGCCAGGCCCTGGCGGGCGCCTTCGCCGCCTTCGCCACGCAACTCGTCGAGCGGCCGGACGAGCGGCCCGACACGATGCTGAACCGCATCGCGCACAAGCACGCCTCCCTGGGCATCGCCCCCGAGCAGTACCCCGTCGTCCACGAGCACCTCTTCGCCGCCATCGCCGAGGTGCTGGGCGAGGCGGTCACCCCCGAGGTCGCGGCCGCCTGGACCGACGTCTACTGGCTGATGGCGAACGCGCTCATCGCCATCGAGAAGCGGCTGTACGAGGAGAGCGCGGCCACGGGCGGTGGCGGGGGATGGCGCGCCTGGGAGGTCGTCGAACGCGTCGAGGAGACCACGGACGTCGCCACCTTCCTGCTGCGTCCGGCCGACGGCTCCCCCGCACCGGACTTCCGGCCCGGCCAGTACGTCTCCGTACGCGTCGAACTGCCCGACGGGGCCCGCCAGATACGCCAGTACAGCCTGGCCGGCACCCCCGGCTCGTCCGTACGCCGGATCGGGGTGAAGCGGATCCACGGCGGTACGACACCCGAAGGCGAGGTCTCGAACCACCTCCACGCGCGCGTGCACGCAGGCAGCACGGTCGAGCTGTCCTCCCCGTACGGCGATCTCGTCCTGCGCCACGACGACGGCACCGCGGACACGCCCGTGCTCCTCGCCTCCGCCGGTATAGGTGTGACCCCGATGATCGCCATGCTGGAACAGCTCGCGGTCACCGGACACCGCGGCCCGGTGACCGTCGTGCACGCGGACCGCTCCCCCGCCGAGCACGCGCTGCGCGCCGAGCACGAGGCGTACACGGCGAAGCTCCCGGATGCCGCGGCCCACTTCTGGTACGAGCACCCGGAGCCGGGCCACCCGGCCGACCGCACGGGTCTGGTAGACCTCTCCGGAGTGGCGGTCGCGTCGGGCACACGCGCGTACCTGTGCGGTCCACTGCCCTTCATGCGCGCGGTACGCGGCCGGCTGATCGAGAAGGGGGTCGCGCCCGCCGACATCCACTACGAGGTGTTCGGACCCGACCTCTGGCTCGCACAGAGCACACAGGACTAG
- a CDS encoding RrF2 family transcriptional regulator, with translation MRLLRSTDLALRVLMRLAVADGASPTTREVADGMEVPYTHAAKVVAELQHLGLLDARRGRGGGLTLTEKGRTASVGAVVRTFEGEGDVVDCEGSTPCPLNSGCRLRGALRRAQEAFYASLDPLTVTDMVASPTGPLLLDISRAP, from the coding sequence ATGCGGCTGTTGCGATCGACCGACCTGGCTCTGCGCGTCCTGATGCGGCTCGCGGTCGCCGACGGCGCGTCGCCCACGACCCGCGAGGTCGCGGACGGCATGGAGGTGCCGTACACGCACGCCGCGAAGGTGGTCGCCGAGCTGCAGCACCTCGGCCTCCTCGACGCCCGGCGCGGCCGGGGCGGCGGCCTCACGCTCACCGAGAAGGGGCGTACGGCCTCGGTCGGAGCGGTCGTGCGGACCTTTGAGGGCGAGGGCGACGTCGTCGACTGCGAGGGCTCCACCCCCTGCCCGCTGAACTCCGGCTGCCGCCTGCGCGGCGCCCTGCGCCGGGCCCAGGAGGCCTTCTACGCCTCCCTCGACCCGCTGACCGTCACGGACATGGTCGCCTCCCCGACCGGGCCGCTGCTGCTGGACATCTCCCGGGCTCCCTAG